One genomic segment of Methanomassiliicoccus sp. includes these proteins:
- a CDS encoding recombinase family protein — MKAALYARVSTPKSDKKATNEGDRERQDPETQLIKLRAFAQARGYEIAGEFVDRLSGKDANRPALEAMMKAAFRHEFDAILIVRLDRIMRSIANFVVLNDELNAARVGLVCTDQLIDTTTPSGRLQQNILLAFAEYEREIIRERVKDGIARAKSEGKKLGRPPVSNDKASERTLRRRKAAANKGGSPSLYTEGAKT, encoded by the coding sequence ATGAAGGCCGCTCTCTACGCCAGGGTCTCCACTCCCAAGTCAGATAAGAAGGCTACGAACGAAGGAGACCGCGAACGGCAGGACCCGGAGACTCAGCTCATAAAGCTCCGGGCCTTCGCCCAGGCGAGGGGATACGAGATCGCCGGTGAGTTCGTGGACCGGCTGAGCGGCAAGGATGCGAACAGGCCAGCGCTCGAAGCGATGATGAAAGCGGCCTTCCGTCACGAGTTCGACGCAATATTGATTGTTAGGCTAGATCGGATCATGCGTTCGATTGCTAACTTCGTCGTCCTCAATGACGAGCTGAACGCCGCCAGGGTCGGCTTGGTCTGTACGGATCAGCTCATCGATACCACCACGCCGAGCGGACGGCTACAGCAGAACATACTCCTCGCCTTCGCGGAGTACGAACGGGAGATCATCCGCGAGAGAGTGAAGGACGGTATCGCCCGGGCGAAGTCGGAGGGCAAGAAGCTAGGTCGGCCTCCGGTCTCGAACGATAAGGCTTCCGAGCGGACCTTACGTCGACGGAAGGCGGCGGCCAATAAAGGGGGGTCTCCCTCTTTATATACTGAGGGGGCGAAAACCTGA
- a CDS encoding site-specific integrase yields the protein MRRFMASASISPTTHYQYTFWLDRVGKLLNYPTPKVVTLAQLRQLERSYPGAESTKAVPFTVTRAMLIYAGCSAAREWKFHHRVRPKVDGVFLSDVDVATIRQYARASGTITELLFSLGADNGLRMIDMRRLTMDNARELSVYKKSTIVGKGRGGGKPGHLELSRMTEKPLAEYLKLREEWGSRYRDSDRLIVVPSPSGLHPASKQYIAARITALSAASGIHFRTHDLRRTYGHRLHMAGVPIETIARLMRHDTINQSFRSYIGIDADELRKAQDLLG from the coding sequence ATGAGAAGGTTCATGGCGTCGGCCTCTATCAGCCCGACTACCCATTATCAATACACCTTCTGGCTAGACCGGGTTGGAAAGCTTCTGAACTACCCAACGCCCAAAGTCGTCACTCTTGCCCAGCTTCGACAGCTAGAAAGGTCATACCCAGGTGCAGAATCGACCAAGGCTGTCCCCTTCACTGTGACTCGGGCAATGCTGATCTACGCCGGATGTTCGGCGGCGAGAGAGTGGAAATTCCATCATCGGGTACGCCCGAAGGTGGATGGCGTATTCCTGTCCGATGTGGACGTGGCCACCATTCGCCAATATGCCAGGGCCAGCGGCACAATAACCGAGCTGTTGTTCTCCCTCGGAGCGGACAACGGTCTGAGAATGATCGATATGAGAAGGCTCACAATGGACAACGCCAGGGAGCTATCGGTCTACAAAAAATCAACCATTGTCGGCAAGGGGCGAGGAGGCGGGAAACCAGGCCATCTGGAGCTATCCCGCATGACCGAAAAACCACTGGCCGAGTATCTGAAGCTGAGAGAGGAATGGGGCTCCAGGTATCGAGACTCCGACCGATTGATAGTCGTCCCTTCGCCGTCCGGACTCCATCCGGCAAGCAAGCAGTATATCGCCGCTCGGATAACCGCGCTCTCGGCCGCATCAGGAATTCACTTCAGGACGCACGACTTGCGGAGGACCTATGGTCATCGGTTGCACATGGCCGGGGTTCCGATAGAGACGATAGCTCGGTTGATGCGCCACGATACGATCAATCAGTCGTTCCGGTCCTACATCGGCATAGATGCCGACGAGCTAAGAAAAGCTCAAGATTTACTGGGGTGA
- a CDS encoding ATP-binding protein — MNNDLVTLAMNGGTFRQQGYAQEYFGKSLRDVRESDIQVIIDQKYEESLTLEFKAIASLEHPAELGKEISAFSNSSGGLLIVGLSEREENGGKSRIAARIDWNPKKAYTKEWFSQKIIAGIQPHINDLDFISMQSDNGAGNIFIVDVPASAYSPHMSCCDDHQYYERIGARSVPMEHYQVDYHFGRRLRPDLIPQVSIEDCIGPRTFKLAFRIRNDGRALAKWPFMKVEFFGCPIDDVGIELRTHEKFFNSDYSSNRPFVQFMSSEVAIYSSSTMDLFNAYPFTTQERFVIRVSVSGENVVSKTFYGFIYVPDALMKLKAGQKIIKLELISEERPEDIVDHFTKIASSIPIEEFNRDKIKRRQSFIWLFKAALFPQESDEEIDKRVDRNYEPEDASNPDNHSSEEDTSQVL; from the coding sequence TTGAACAATGATCTCGTTACTTTAGCCATGAATGGTGGGACTTTTCGACAGCAAGGTTATGCTCAGGAATACTTTGGAAAATCTCTTAGAGACGTCCGAGAGTCAGATATTCAGGTAATCATTGACCAAAAATATGAAGAAAGTTTGACTTTGGAATTCAAAGCGATTGCATCACTTGAGCACCCCGCAGAACTTGGAAAAGAGATATCGGCCTTTTCCAACTCCTCTGGTGGACTATTGATTGTGGGGCTTTCTGAAAGGGAAGAAAATGGTGGCAAGAGTAGGATTGCTGCTCGAATCGATTGGAATCCAAAGAAAGCATACACCAAAGAATGGTTTTCCCAAAAAATAATCGCTGGTATTCAGCCGCATATCAATGATTTAGATTTTATTTCCATGCAATCGGACAATGGGGCGGGAAACATATTCATTGTAGATGTCCCGGCCAGTGCATATAGTCCTCACATGTCATGTTGTGACGATCATCAATATTACGAGAGGATCGGAGCGAGGTCCGTTCCCATGGAGCACTACCAGGTCGATTATCACTTTGGACGCCGTTTGAGGCCGGACCTTATTCCCCAAGTTTCCATTGAAGATTGCATTGGACCTCGTACTTTCAAGCTAGCTTTCAGAATAAGGAATGATGGCAGGGCGCTTGCTAAATGGCCCTTTATGAAGGTTGAGTTTTTTGGTTGCCCGATTGATGATGTGGGCATCGAACTAAGGACACATGAAAAATTTTTCAATTCTGATTACTCATCAAATAGGCCGTTCGTTCAGTTTATGTCTTCTGAGGTTGCCATCTACTCATCCAGCACTATGGATTTGTTTAATGCGTATCCATTTACGACCCAAGAGAGGTTCGTTATTAGGGTAAGCGTTAGTGGTGAAAATGTAGTTTCAAAAACGTTCTATGGGTTTATCTATGTCCCAGATGCCCTGATGAAGCTAAAGGCCGGTCAAAAAATCATCAAGCTCGAACTTATTTCTGAGGAAAGACCGGAGGACATTGTAGATCATTTCACGAAGATTGCATCATCAATTCCGATAGAAGAATTCAATCGGGATAAGATAAAAAGAAGGCAGTCATTTATCTGGCTATTCAAGGCAGCTCTGTTCCCTCAAGAGAGCGATGAAGAGATTGATAAAAGGGTCGATAGAAATTACGAACCTGAAGATGCCTCCAACCCCGATAATCATTCGTCAGAGGAGGATACATCTCAAGTTCTGTAA
- a CDS encoding redox-regulated ATPase YchF, translating into MQIGIVGKPNVGKSTFFCAATLANVEIANYPFTTIKANRGVAFVRGRCPHLDFNTQCVPRNAGCDNGTRMIPVELLDVAGLVPDAWQGRGLGNQFLDDLRQANALVHVVDASGSTDIEGATVPQGSHDPMEDIAFLKREISMWIRGILEKGWEKAARQAHMTGQSVVPIIHDRLTGLGVSEAQVVAAMRDAALAENAMNWGPEDMLRLSEAVRKYSKPMIIALNKADLADDAALQRLTASAGDLCVPTMAEAELALKRAAKAKLVNYLPGDDKFSVAEPSKLNANQVKALDKIGEAVDRLHGTGVQKCLEKAAYELLDLIIVYPVEDETRLTDHDGRVLPDAFLVPKGTTARGLAYKVHTDLGETFIRAINVRTHRTVGSDYLLQNNDVLTIVSRK; encoded by the coding sequence ATGCAGATCGGTATCGTCGGTAAGCCTAATGTCGGCAAGTCCACCTTCTTCTGCGCGGCCACCTTGGCCAACGTGGAGATCGCTAACTACCCGTTCACCACCATCAAGGCCAATCGTGGAGTCGCCTTCGTACGCGGGCGGTGCCCGCACCTCGATTTCAACACTCAATGCGTTCCGCGCAACGCCGGGTGCGACAACGGGACGAGGATGATCCCGGTCGAACTCCTGGACGTGGCCGGGCTGGTCCCCGACGCCTGGCAGGGTCGAGGGCTCGGGAACCAATTTCTCGATGACCTCAGGCAGGCCAACGCCCTAGTCCACGTCGTCGACGCCTCGGGCTCGACCGACATCGAGGGAGCGACTGTCCCCCAGGGATCGCACGATCCTATGGAGGACATCGCTTTCCTGAAGCGGGAGATATCGATGTGGATCCGGGGAATCCTGGAGAAGGGCTGGGAGAAGGCGGCCCGGCAGGCCCACATGACTGGCCAGTCCGTAGTGCCCATCATCCACGACCGCCTCACTGGACTGGGAGTGAGCGAGGCCCAGGTGGTGGCAGCGATGCGGGACGCCGCGCTGGCGGAGAATGCCATGAACTGGGGACCAGAGGACATGCTGCGCTTGTCCGAAGCGGTCCGGAAGTACTCTAAACCTATGATCATCGCCCTCAATAAGGCCGACCTGGCCGATGATGCGGCCCTCCAGCGCCTCACCGCGTCGGCTGGGGACCTGTGCGTGCCCACTATGGCCGAGGCCGAACTCGCGCTCAAAAGAGCGGCCAAGGCTAAGCTGGTCAACTACCTTCCCGGCGATGATAAGTTCTCCGTCGCCGAGCCGTCCAAGCTGAACGCCAACCAGGTCAAGGCACTGGACAAGATCGGAGAGGCGGTCGACCGCCTGCACGGCACCGGCGTCCAGAAGTGCCTGGAGAAGGCGGCGTATGAGCTGCTCGACCTCATTATCGTGTACCCAGTGGAGGATGAGACCCGCCTCACCGACCACGACGGCCGTGTCCTCCCAGACGCATTCCTGGTGCCCAAGGGAACAACGGCCAGGGGGCTGGCGTACAAGGTCCACACCGACCTGGGAGAAACCTTTATCCGGGCGATCAACGTCAGAACACATCGTACGGTCGGCAGTGATTATCTGCTGCAGAACAACGACGTGCTGACGATCGTGTCCAGGAAGTGA